Sequence from the Candidatus Abyssobacteria bacterium SURF_5 genome:
GATCGACACAATCTGCTCGATTTTGTTTTCACGGATCGCATTGCGTATGGCCGAAGTGCAGATCATGATCTCCATCGCGGCGATCCGGCCTTTCTTGTCAGACCGCTTCAAGAGAGTCTGCGCGATAACGGCCGAAAGGCTCTCGGAAAGAAGCGTTCGTATCTGGTTCTGAGCCTCGTTCGGAAAAACGTCGATGATTCGGTTGATCGTTTTGGCGGCACTGTTTGTGTGAAGTGTGGCAAACACGAGCGAACCGGTCTCGGCCGCGGTAAGAGCCAGCCCGATCGTCTCCAGATCGCGCATCTCGCCCACCAGAATGATATCCGGGTCCTGCCGCAAGGCCACACGCAATGCAGCCGAGAACGAGTTCGTATGAACCCCCACCTCCCGCTGAGTTATCAGGCAGCTCTTGTTCTTGTGGACGAACTCGATGGGATCCTCGATCGTGACAATGTGGCCTTCTCGCTCATCATTGATCTGGTCCATCATCGCGGCAAGACTGGTCGTTTTGCCGCTCCCCGTGGGCCCCGTAACAAGGATCAATCCGCTGCTGAAGCGCGCGATCTCTTTGAGCTGCTCCGGCAGTCCGAGATCGTCGACACTGGCTATGTTTGTCGGAATCGTCCGCATTACCGTCGACGGGCCGCTTATCTGATTGTGCACGTTCACCCGGAATCTGGCGACGCCCTCCAGCTCGTACGCCAGATCGAGATCGCCCGTCGCCTCAAAATGCCGAATCTGATCCTCATTCAACATCTCATAAATAAGCCCGCGATTTATCTCCGGTGTCAGGACGACCCCTCCATCAAGACCCCAGTCGATCCTTCTCAGGTCGCCGTGTACCCTGATCAATGGGCGTGCGCCGCACATCAGATGAAGATCCGAGCCTTCTTCATCAACCATGAACTTCAGTATCTTGTCGATTTCAGCCACGGGAACCTGCTTATGTTTTCACTCTTGCGCGGGGCTTATCGACTTTGCCGTCCGACAGGTACGAGCGCACCAGGTCCTTGTTCACCGCCATGTAGTATGCATGCTTCGGGTCCACTTTTCCCTGCTGGAGGAGTTCGATAATATGGTCGTCGAGCAGGCGCATGCCGTACTTTCGGCCCGCCTGCATGTATCCCGGCAACTGATACGTTTTGTCGTCCCGAATCATCGTCTTCACGGAAG
This genomic interval carries:
- a CDS encoding type IV pilus twitching motility protein PilT, translating into MAEIDKILKFMVDEEGSDLHLMCGARPLIRVHGDLRRIDWGLDGGVVLTPEINRGLIYEMLNEDQIRHFEATGDLDLAYELEGVARFRVNVHNQISGPSTVMRTIPTNIASVDDLGLPEQLKEIARFSSGLILVTGPTGSGKTTSLAAMMDQINDEREGHIVTIEDPIEFVHKNKSCLITQREVGVHTNSFSAALRVALRQDPDIILVGEMRDLETIGLALTAAETGSLVFATLHTNSAAKTINRIIDVFPNEAQNQIRTLLSESLSAVIAQTLLKRSDKKGRIAAMEIMICTSAIRNAIRENKIEQIVSIMQTSTRQGMQMLDDHLLRLMEQGVISQESAREKALEKHRFN